One part of the Sus scrofa isolate TJ Tabasco breed Duroc chromosome 8, Sscrofa11.1, whole genome shotgun sequence genome encodes these proteins:
- the TLR6 gene encoding toll-like receptor 6 — MSKDKEPTVISLHSVYVMTLVWGTLIQFSEESEFVVDKSKIGLTRVPKDLPPQTKVLDVSQNFITELHLSDISFLSQLTVLRLSQNRMQCLDISVFKFNQDLEYLDLSHNQLQTILCHPITSLKHLDLSFNDFEALPICKEFGNLTQLNFLGLSATKLQQLDLLPIAHLHLSCILLDLERYYMKENEKESLQILNTKKLHLVFHPNSFFSVQVNISVKSVGCLQLANIKLSDDNCQVFITFLLELTQGPTLLNFTLNHVETTWKCLVGIFQFLWPKPVEYLSIYNLTIVESIDEEDFIYYETTLKGVKIEHITKRVFIFSQTALYRVFSDMNIRMLTIADTHFIHMLCPQVPSTFNFLNFTQNVFTDSVFQNCKTLARLETLILQKNKLEDLFKISLMTKDMLSLEILDVSSNSLEYDRHGENCTWVGSIVVLNLSSNILTDSVFRCLPPRIKVLDLHSNRIRSIPKDVAHLEALQELNVASNSLAHLPGCGSFSSLSILTIDYNSISNPSADFFQSCQKIRSLKAGNNPFQCTCELRDFIQSLGQVSSDVVESWPDSYECEYPESYKGTLLKDFRVSELSCNTALLIVTIGVTGLALALTMTGLCVYFDLPWYLRMLCQWTQTRRRARNVPLEELQRTLQFHAFISYSEHDSAWVKNELVPCLEKEGIKICLHERNFVPGKSIMENIINCIEKSYKSIFVLSPNFVQSEWCHYELYFAHHNLFHEGSDNLILILLDPIPQNSIPGKYHKLKALMAQRTYLEWPKEKSKHGLFWANIRAAFNIKLKLVAEEDDVKT; from the coding sequence ATGAGCAAAGACAAAGAACCTACTGTCATAAGCCTTCATTCTGTGTATGTCATGACCTTAGTATGGGGAACCCTAATCCAGTTCTCTGAAGAAAGTGAATTTGTGGTAGACAAGTCAAAAATAGGCCTTACTCGTGTTCCAAAAGACCTGCCACCCCAAACCAAAGTCTTAGATGTGTCTCAAAACTTCATAACTGAGCTTCACCTCTCTGACATCAGCTTTCTCTCGCAGCTGACGGTTTTGAGACTTTCCCAGAATAGGATGCAGTGCCTTGATATCAGTGTTTTCAAGTTCAATCAGGATTTGGAATATTTGGATTTATCTCACAATCAGTTGCAGACAATCTTGTGCCATCCCATCACCAGCCTCAAGCATTTGGACCTCTCATTCAATGACTTTGAAGCCCTGCCCATATGTAAGGAGTTTGGCAACTTGACACAACTGAATTTCTTGGGATTAAGTGCTACAAAGTTACAGCAATTAGATCTACTACCAATTGCTCACTTGCATCTAAGTTGCATCCTTCTGGATTTGGAACGTTAttacatgaaagaaaatgagaaagaaagtctTCAAATTCTGAACACAAAGAAACTTCACCTGGTCTTTCATCCAAATAGCTTCTTCTCTGTCCAAGTAAACATATCGGTTAAGAGTGTAGGGTGTTTACAACTGGCTAATATTAAACTGAGTGATGACAACTGTCAggttttcattacatttttattggAACTCACTCAAGGGCCAACCTTACTAAATTTTACGCTCAACCATGTGGAAACAACTTGGAAATGTTTGGTTGGaatttttcaattcctttggccCAAACCTGTAGAATATCTCAGTATTTACAATTTAACAATAGTTGAAAGCATTGATGaagaagattttatttattatgaaacAACATTGAAAGGAGTGAAAATAGAACATATTACAaagagagtttttattttttcacagacAGCATTATACAGAGTGTTTTCCGATATGAATATCAGGATGTTAACCATAGCAGACACACATTTTATACACATGCTTTGTCCTCAGGTACCAAGCACATTTAACTTTTTGAACTTTACCCAGAATGTTTTTACAGATAGTGTTTTTCAAAATTGCAAAACTTTAGCTAGATTAGAGACACTCATCttacaaaagaataaattagaagaCCTTTTCAAAATAAGCCTCATGACTAAGGATATGCTATCTTTGGAAATACTGGATGTTAGCTCGAATTCTTTGGAGTATGATAGACATGGTGAAAATTGCACTTGGGTTGGGAGTATAGTGGTGTTAAATTTATCTTCAAATATACTCACTGACTCTGTTTTCAGATGTTTACCTCCCAGGATCAAGGTTCTTGATCTTCACAGTAACAGAATAAGGAGCATCCCTAAGGATGTCGCCCATCTGGAAGCTCTGCAAGAACTCAATGTTGCTTCCAATTCTTTAGCTCACCTGCCTGGATGTGGTTCCTTTAGCAGCCTTTCCATTCTGACCATTGACTATAATTCAATTTCCAACCCATCAGCTGACTTCTTCCAGAGCTGCCAGAAGATTAGGTCCCTCAAAGCAGGGAACAATCCATTCCAATGTACATGTGAGCTAAGAGACTTCATCCAAAGTCTAGGTCAAGTATCGAGTGACGTGGTAGAGAGTTGGCCTGATTCTTACGAGTGTGAGTATCCAGAAAGTTATAAGGGGACTCTGCTCAAGGACTTCCGTGTATCTGAATTATCCTGCAACACAGCTCTGCTGATTGTCACCATCGGAGTCACTGGGCTGGCATTGGCTCTTACCATGACCGGCCTCTGTGTCTACTTTGATCTGCCCTGGTATCTCAGGATGCTGTGTCAGTGGACCCAGACTCGGCGCAGGGCTAGGAATGTACCCTTAGAAGAACTCCAAAGAACTCTCCAGTTCCATGCCTTCATTTCATATAGTGAACACGATTCTGCCTGGGTAAAAAATGAACTGGTACCTTGTctagaaaaagaaggtataaagATTTGTCTCCATGAGAGAAACTTTGTTCCTGGCAAGAGCATCATGGAAAATATCATAAACTGCATTGAGAAAAGCTACAAGTCCATCTTTGTTTTGTCTCCCAACTTTGTCCAGAGCGAGTGGTGCCACTATGAACTCTACTTTGCCCACCACAACCTCTTCCATGAAGGGTCTGATAACTTAATCCTGATCTTGCTGGATCCCATTCCACAGAACAGCATTCCTGGCAAGTATCACAAACTCAAAGCTCTCATGGCACAGCGAACTTATTTGGAATGGCCCAAGGAGAAGAGCAAACATGGACTTTTTTGGGCTAATATTAGAGCTGCtttcaatattaaattaaaacTAGTCGCTGAAGAGGATGatgtgaaaacttaa